A genomic window from Sanguibacter antarcticus includes:
- the murJ gene encoding murein biosynthesis integral membrane protein MurJ yields the protein MRARLGAATQTLTGAAVMITAVTIASRLLGFGRWFTQAWQVGRGGVADAYAAANLLPNVLFEVAAGGALAGAVIPLLVAPLARRASTEVSAVASAFLTWALGVLVPIGILLAVVSGPLARMLVSVGDGGDARVTQYFLMVFAVQVPLYGVSVVLGGILQAHRRFFWPAAAPMLSSIVVIVAYMVFGQLAAGQQGDPGALSSAALAWLAWGTTAGVAVMSLPLLVPVLRLGVRLRPTFSFPGDAGSRARRLASAGLGALAAQQLSVLAVMFAARRYGGDGAFNIYQYAQAVYVLPYAVLAVPLATSAFPRLAARAGEHDRAGFAQLTARTTRAVLAVSALGAAALVAGASAVEAVFDAFTPGGADGMAVSIAWSAPGLVGFALIFALSRTLYAIDRGRAAVGAAAAGWSVVVLVAVLLPPIVVDGRTDISATLAALGAANSLGMAVAGGLLLWALYRHAGDAALEGLGRTTAVLALGGVIAAWVGSSTSEALLPVDPWWPLSIGVGLVGALVAAGVVVGAVFVGDRSVFTDLEARRTRG from the coding sequence GTGAGAGCCCGCCTGGGCGCCGCGACCCAGACGCTCACCGGCGCAGCAGTCATGATCACTGCGGTGACGATCGCCAGCAGGCTCCTCGGTTTCGGTCGGTGGTTCACTCAAGCCTGGCAGGTCGGTCGTGGCGGCGTCGCCGACGCCTATGCAGCGGCCAACCTCTTGCCGAACGTGCTCTTCGAGGTCGCAGCCGGCGGGGCCTTGGCAGGCGCGGTGATACCGCTCCTCGTCGCACCGCTCGCGCGTAGAGCGAGCACCGAGGTCTCCGCGGTCGCCTCCGCGTTCCTCACGTGGGCGCTCGGTGTGCTCGTCCCGATCGGCATCCTCCTCGCCGTCGTCTCCGGCCCGCTCGCACGGATGCTCGTGAGCGTCGGTGACGGGGGAGACGCTCGGGTGACGCAGTACTTCCTCATGGTCTTCGCCGTCCAGGTGCCGCTCTACGGCGTGAGCGTCGTGCTGGGAGGGATCCTTCAGGCACACCGGAGGTTCTTCTGGCCTGCGGCGGCCCCTATGCTCTCCAGCATCGTCGTCATCGTCGCCTACATGGTGTTCGGGCAGCTCGCCGCAGGGCAGCAGGGAGACCCGGGAGCGCTCTCGTCGGCTGCTCTCGCGTGGCTTGCCTGGGGAACGACAGCCGGGGTCGCCGTGATGAGCTTGCCGTTGCTCGTGCCGGTGCTGCGACTCGGTGTCCGCCTCCGCCCGACGTTCTCCTTCCCGGGAGATGCCGGGTCACGTGCACGGAGGCTCGCGTCCGCAGGGCTGGGGGCTCTCGCCGCGCAGCAGCTCTCGGTGCTCGCCGTGATGTTCGCAGCGCGACGCTACGGTGGCGACGGTGCCTTCAACATCTACCAGTACGCCCAGGCCGTGTACGTCCTGCCCTACGCGGTGCTGGCCGTCCCGCTCGCGACGAGCGCCTTCCCCCGGTTGGCTGCGCGAGCAGGAGAGCACGACAGAGCAGGCTTCGCTCAGCTCACCGCACGGACCACCCGAGCCGTGCTCGCGGTCTCGGCCCTCGGAGCCGCCGCGCTGGTCGCAGGGGCGAGCGCAGTCGAGGCGGTGTTCGACGCGTTCACCCCGGGCGGTGCTGACGGGATGGCTGTCTCTATCGCGTGGTCTGCGCCAGGCCTGGTCGGGTTCGCGTTGATCTTCGCGCTCTCCCGGACGCTCTACGCGATCGATCGAGGCCGCGCTGCGGTGGGCGCCGCAGCCGCTGGCTGGTCGGTGGTGGTCCTCGTGGCAGTGCTGCTGCCCCCGATCGTCGTGGACGGCCGGACCGACATCAGTGCCACTCTCGCGGCGCTCGGCGCAGCGAACTCCCTCGGCATGGCGGTCGCAGGGGGCCTGCTGCTGTGGGCGCTGTATCGCCATGCGGGCGACGCCGCCCTCGAGGGACTCGGCCGCACCACCGCAGTGCTCGCGCTCGGTGGCGTGATCGCAGCGTGGGTCGGCAGCTCGACGTCCGAGGCCTTGCTTCCCGTCGACCCGTGGTGGCCACTCTCGATCGGTGTAGGGCTGGTCGGCGCTCTCGTCGCGGCGGGCGTGGTCGTCGGTGCTGTCTTCGTCGGGGACAGGTCGGTCTTCACAGACCTCGAAGCAAGGAGAACTCGTGGTTGA
- a CDS encoding copper transporter, whose product MIDFRYHIVSLISVFLALAVGIILGAGPLEGSIGEQLTGQVDVLRTEKDELRVELDASHADLVASDAYVSASASTILSGTLTDRRVAVVQLGPVDDETYAAIEKQIKAAGATVSTRAQLASSWTAQDQADSRQSYAATLGDYLPEDADADGFDVTLARALVETLTGSDAAKPDAFSADATLIREILTSSELIDVIGDVSGPADVIVLLDSNASPVDGEDVPTSEDLEAAATIELTLAEAAQDGSEGAVVAGTSLSEGDLVSRVREDQARAGSISTVTDIDRIVGQVNLPLALAARVDGEVGHFGADENATALVPPAVTLAPVDRTPEETPAPDGTVQAPDAG is encoded by the coding sequence GTGATCGACTTCCGGTACCACATCGTCTCCCTCATCTCGGTCTTCCTGGCTCTTGCCGTCGGCATCATCCTGGGGGCAGGCCCGCTGGAGGGATCGATCGGAGAACAGCTCACGGGCCAGGTCGACGTGCTGCGCACGGAGAAGGACGAGCTGCGGGTCGAGCTGGACGCTTCTCACGCCGACCTGGTAGCGAGCGACGCCTACGTCTCTGCCTCGGCGTCGACGATCCTCTCGGGCACGCTCACCGACCGCCGCGTCGCGGTGGTCCAGCTCGGGCCGGTCGACGACGAGACGTATGCGGCGATCGAGAAGCAGATCAAGGCAGCCGGTGCCACGGTGTCCACGAGGGCGCAGCTTGCATCGTCGTGGACTGCTCAGGACCAGGCCGACTCGCGTCAGTCGTATGCCGCCACGCTCGGTGACTACCTTCCCGAAGACGCCGACGCGGACGGTTTCGACGTCACCCTCGCGCGGGCCCTCGTCGAGACGCTCACCGGCAGCGACGCAGCGAAACCAGACGCCTTCTCGGCCGATGCGACGCTCATCCGCGAGATCCTCACGAGCAGCGAGCTCATCGACGTCATCGGCGACGTCTCGGGTCCTGCCGACGTCATCGTCCTGCTCGACTCGAATGCGTCCCCCGTGGACGGCGAGGACGTGCCGACCTCGGAGGACCTCGAAGCCGCAGCCACGATCGAGCTGACCTTGGCCGAGGCCGCCCAGGACGGCTCTGAGGGCGCGGTCGTCGCAGGTACGTCGTTGAGCGAGGGGGACCTCGTGTCACGGGTCCGCGAGGACCAGGCGCGGGCAGGTTCGATCTCCACCGTGACGGACATCGACAGGATCGTCGGTCAGGTCAACCTTCCGTTGGCACTGGCTGCACGCGTCGACGGAGAGGTAGGACACTTCGGTGCCGACGAGAACGCGACCGCACTCGTCCCGCCTGCCGTCACGCTCGCTCCGGTCGACCGTACGCCGGAAGAGACTCCCGCTCCTGACGGCACCGTGCAGGCACCGGACGCAGGATGA
- the steA gene encoding putative cytokinetic ring protein SteA: MKLFSAKQVVTDTEPGIRGIAKVDRRTKDLTKRVQHGDIAVIDHLDIDRIAAESLLLARPAAVLNAAKSISGRYPNLGPSILVEAGIPLIDDLGPDIMSVREGRTLRIVDGSVFSGTDLVAEGVLQTVESVGVELESAREGLSAQLESFAANTMDYLRRERDLLLDGVGIPEITTVIEGRQVLIVVRGYHYKEDLQTLRPYIKEYRPILIGVDGGADAIIEAGWSPDLIVGDMDSVSDKALRSGAEVVVHAYRDGRAPGMERVAGLGVPHVIFPAAGTSEDIAMLLADDMGAEVIVAVGTHATLVEFLDKGRAGMASTFLTRLRVGGKLVDAKGVSRLYRHRISNVQLMLLAAAGLVAVSAALISTSAGQTLIGLLGARIDDLWSWIYHLAWWTS, translated from the coding sequence ATGAAGCTCTTCTCAGCGAAACAGGTCGTGACGGACACCGAGCCCGGGATCCGGGGCATCGCCAAGGTGGACCGGCGTACAAAGGACCTCACGAAGCGCGTACAGCACGGTGACATCGCGGTCATCGACCACCTCGACATCGACCGGATCGCAGCGGAGTCCCTCCTCCTCGCGCGGCCTGCGGCCGTCCTCAACGCCGCGAAGTCGATCTCGGGCCGCTACCCGAACCTCGGCCCGAGCATCCTCGTCGAAGCGGGCATCCCGCTCATCGACGACCTCGGTCCCGACATCATGTCCGTCCGCGAAGGACGCACCCTGCGGATCGTCGACGGCTCCGTGTTCAGCGGGACCGACCTCGTCGCCGAGGGCGTGCTGCAGACGGTCGAGAGCGTCGGCGTCGAGCTCGAGTCCGCACGCGAGGGGCTCTCAGCACAGCTCGAGTCGTTCGCCGCCAACACGATGGACTACCTCCGGCGCGAGCGTGACCTTCTGCTCGACGGCGTCGGGATCCCGGAGATCACGACCGTCATCGAGGGCAGGCAGGTCCTCATCGTCGTGCGCGGCTATCACTACAAGGAAGACCTGCAGACCCTTCGCCCGTACATCAAGGAGTATCGTCCGATCCTCATCGGCGTCGACGGGGGAGCCGACGCGATCATCGAGGCCGGGTGGTCGCCCGACCTCATCGTGGGCGACATGGACTCCGTGTCTGACAAGGCACTGCGCTCCGGAGCAGAGGTCGTGGTCCACGCGTACCGTGACGGCCGTGCACCCGGGATGGAGCGCGTCGCCGGGCTCGGCGTTCCCCACGTCATCTTCCCTGCGGCAGGTACGAGCGAAGACATCGCGATGCTCTTGGCCGACGACATGGGCGCAGAGGTGATCGTGGCCGTAGGGACCCACGCCACGCTCGTCGAGTTTCTCGACAAGGGTCGCGCAGGCATGGCGAGCACCTTTCTCACACGCCTGCGGGTCGGCGGGAAGCTCGTCGACGCGAAGGGGGTCTCTCGCCTGTACCGGCACAGGATCTCCAACGTCCAGCTGATGCTCCTCGCCGCTGCCGGTCTCGTCGCAGTCAGCGCCGCTCTCATCTCGACGTCTGCGGGCCAGACGCTCATCGGGCTGCTCGGTGCACGGATCGACGACCTCTGGTCGTGGATCTACCACCTCGCGTGGTGGACGTCCTGA
- the recN gene encoding DNA repair protein RecN — MLQEMSIENLGVIGAARVEFAAGLTAITGETGAGKTMILTGLTLLMGGKPDAGAVRSGTDRAVVEGRLTVDGPALLARIDDAGGELDDDGTLLVVRTVAAQGRSRAHLGGRSVPQGVLADLADELVTIHGQSDQMRLRSSQRQREALDEFAGATVATTLETYRALWSERVAVRARLADLTERAQERARETELLRLGLAEIERVAPLPGEDVELNRDAERLSNAEELRTAARDALVAVAGEDLGDVTSPDESSAVELVDRAKRFAEHGGQYDPELAALGRRLTDVAYVLADVGADLGSYLAALDADPARLEAVEARRAELGHLTRSYGEDVDAVLEWASAAGLRLLDLEDDDGQIETLEARAADLDGELAATAAVLTSAREQAAELLATAVTDELSGLAMAGAALHVEVEPLDAPGPWGADSVQMLLSAHRGGPPRPLGKGASGGELSRVMLAIEVALATSDASQARRTPTMIFDEVDAGVGGKAAVEIGRRLARLARTTQVIVVTHLAQVAAFADTQLVVTKGSGVAPEPGEVSDDFITQSDIRIVDDASRVQELARMLSGQEGSEAALRHAAELLEQSAVRS, encoded by the coding sequence GTGCTTCAGGAGATGAGTATCGAGAACCTCGGTGTGATCGGCGCGGCCCGTGTGGAGTTCGCGGCAGGTCTCACCGCGATCACGGGTGAGACCGGCGCCGGCAAGACGATGATCCTCACGGGTCTCACCCTCCTCATGGGAGGCAAGCCCGATGCCGGGGCTGTTCGGTCCGGCACCGACCGTGCCGTCGTCGAAGGACGTCTCACGGTCGATGGCCCTGCGCTCCTCGCTCGGATCGACGATGCCGGGGGAGAGCTCGACGACGACGGCACGCTGCTCGTCGTGCGCACCGTCGCTGCGCAGGGCCGGTCGCGGGCACACCTCGGCGGGAGGTCCGTCCCTCAGGGAGTGCTGGCAGACCTGGCTGACGAACTCGTGACGATCCACGGACAGTCGGACCAGATGCGGCTGCGGTCCTCGCAGCGCCAGCGCGAGGCTCTCGACGAGTTTGCTGGCGCCACGGTCGCCACGACCCTCGAGACGTATCGGGCGCTGTGGAGCGAACGCGTCGCCGTCCGGGCTCGCCTCGCCGACCTCACCGAGAGAGCGCAGGAACGCGCCCGCGAGACAGAGCTGCTGCGGCTCGGGCTGGCTGAGATCGAGCGGGTCGCCCCGCTGCCGGGAGAGGACGTCGAGCTCAACCGCGATGCCGAGCGGCTGAGCAACGCCGAAGAGCTCCGGACTGCTGCACGCGACGCGCTCGTCGCCGTCGCAGGAGAAGACCTGGGCGACGTGACCTCTCCTGACGAGAGCAGCGCGGTCGAGCTCGTGGACCGAGCCAAGCGGTTCGCAGAGCACGGAGGGCAGTACGACCCAGAGCTGGCTGCGCTCGGCCGCCGGCTCACCGACGTCGCCTACGTCCTCGCGGACGTGGGCGCCGACCTCGGCAGCTACCTCGCTGCGCTCGATGCCGACCCAGCACGCCTCGAAGCCGTCGAGGCGCGACGTGCAGAGCTCGGCCATCTCACACGCTCGTACGGCGAAGATGTCGATGCGGTCCTCGAGTGGGCGAGCGCTGCGGGGCTCCGGCTCCTCGACCTCGAGGACGACGACGGGCAGATCGAGACCCTCGAGGCGCGCGCTGCTGATCTCGACGGCGAGCTGGCCGCGACCGCCGCTGTCCTGACGAGCGCGCGGGAGCAGGCCGCTGAGCTGCTCGCGACCGCGGTGACCGACGAGCTGAGCGGGCTCGCGATGGCGGGTGCAGCACTCCACGTCGAGGTCGAGCCGCTCGACGCGCCCGGTCCGTGGGGAGCCGACTCTGTGCAGATGCTGCTCAGTGCACACCGGGGAGGGCCACCACGGCCGCTCGGGAAAGGGGCCTCCGGAGGTGAGCTCTCTCGCGTCATGCTCGCGATCGAGGTCGCGCTCGCGACGTCGGACGCCTCCCAGGCGCGACGCACCCCGACGATGATCTTCGACGAGGTCGACGCAGGTGTCGGTGGAAAGGCTGCGGTGGAGATCGGACGTCGGCTCGCTCGGCTGGCTCGCACCACCCAGGTGATCGTCGTGACGCACCTTGCCCAGGTCGCGGCGTTCGCGGACACCCAGCTGGTCGTGACCAAGGGATCCGGGGTCGCTCCAGAGCCGGGTGAGGTCTCAGACGACTTCATCACACAGTCGGACATCCGGATCGTCGACGACGCGAGCCGGGTGCAGGAGCTGGCCCGGATGCTCTCCGGCCAAGAAGGCTCAGAGGCGGCCCTGCGCCACGCAGCGGAGCTGTTGGAACAGTCCGCTGTGAGATCATGA
- a CDS encoding NAD kinase, with protein MSRKILVVTHGGRHEAVAGLREAVPELRAAGFEVLLHDHDLAVELGAEKFELDDTKSSLDGAELVMVLGGDGTILRAAEITHGTQVPLLGVNLGHIGFLAESEREDLRDAVRRLADHDYAVEERGVLDVLVQRPGGAEPIHDWALNEATIEKHERTLMIEVSIEVDGRPLSSFGCDGVVMATATGSTAHAFSAGGPVMWPDVDAKLLVPISAHALFARPLVVGPRSEFAVEVTARSGARGVLITDGRRRTELPVGSRVEVRTSSMPLRFARLNQAPFTDRLVSKFSLPVAGWREVADARRAAESR; from the coding sequence GTGAGCCGCAAGATTCTCGTCGTGACCCATGGTGGGCGGCACGAAGCTGTCGCAGGGTTGCGTGAGGCAGTTCCTGAGCTGAGGGCCGCAGGTTTCGAGGTGCTGTTGCACGATCACGATCTCGCGGTCGAGCTGGGTGCCGAAAAGTTCGAGCTCGACGACACGAAGAGCTCGCTCGACGGTGCGGAGCTCGTCATGGTCCTCGGAGGGGACGGCACGATCCTGCGTGCGGCCGAGATTACGCACGGGACACAGGTGCCGTTGCTCGGAGTCAACCTGGGCCACATCGGATTCCTCGCCGAGAGCGAGCGAGAAGACCTGCGCGACGCCGTGCGACGCCTTGCCGACCACGACTACGCGGTCGAGGAACGAGGCGTCCTCGACGTCCTCGTCCAGCGTCCTGGCGGCGCGGAACCGATCCACGACTGGGCGCTCAACGAGGCGACCATCGAGAAGCACGAGCGGACGTTGATGATCGAGGTCTCCATCGAGGTCGACGGCCGGCCGCTGTCGTCCTTCGGCTGCGACGGGGTCGTCATGGCGACCGCGACCGGCTCGACCGCGCACGCGTTCTCGGCGGGCGGGCCTGTCATGTGGCCCGACGTCGACGCCAAGCTTCTCGTGCCGATCTCGGCACACGCACTCTTCGCACGGCCTCTCGTCGTCGGCCCCCGGTCCGAGTTCGCCGTCGAGGTCACCGCCCGGTCGGGGGCTCGAGGCGTCCTCATCACCGACGGACGTCGGCGCACGGAGCTTCCGGTCGGTTCGCGTGTCGAGGTCCGGACGAGCTCGATGCCGCTGCGGTTCGCGCGTCTCAACCAGGCGCCGTTCACGGATCGGCTGGTGAGCAAGTTCTCGCTGCCCGTCGCAGGGTGGCGTGAGGTCGCTGACGCTCGACGAGCAGCAGAATCGAGGTGA
- a CDS encoding TlyA family RNA methyltransferase, whose protein sequence is MTGAPPPTAPVGRSASRIDVELVRRGLARSRGHAVRLLANETVLVDGRRISKASAMVPAAADIRVDAGRGDIDYVSRAALKLRGALDALDRLGPTVEGTDCLDVGASTGGFTELLLERGARRVVALDVGHDQLAPHLRSDSRVHVIEGCNARDLKASDLPWMPRLVVADVSFISLTLVVPPVLDAVAGDLDLLVMVKPQFEVGRERLGSGGVVRDPALHQQAVRDVVASAHAAGARARAVIPSPLPGPHGNREFFVWFTRAEAHTDTIDGTIEQAVRGDPQGTVPTAHWVGTEPPRIGGRP, encoded by the coding sequence GTGACTGGTGCGCCACCACCGACCGCTCCCGTAGGCCGATCCGCATCGAGGATCGATGTTGAGCTTGTCCGTCGAGGCCTGGCGCGGTCCCGAGGTCATGCTGTCCGTCTGCTGGCCAACGAAACCGTCCTCGTCGACGGTCGACGCATCTCCAAGGCCTCTGCGATGGTGCCGGCTGCGGCTGACATCCGTGTCGACGCAGGCAGAGGCGATATCGACTATGTCTCTCGTGCAGCGTTGAAGCTGCGAGGTGCGCTCGACGCGCTGGACAGGCTCGGCCCCACGGTCGAGGGCACTGACTGCCTCGACGTCGGCGCGTCGACCGGCGGATTCACCGAGCTCCTCCTCGAGCGCGGCGCGCGGCGCGTGGTCGCTCTCGATGTCGGTCACGACCAGCTTGCGCCGCACCTCCGGTCTGATTCTCGCGTGCACGTGATCGAGGGCTGCAACGCTCGGGACCTCAAGGCGTCCGACCTTCCGTGGATGCCGCGTCTCGTCGTGGCGGACGTCTCGTTCATCTCGTTGACGCTCGTCGTACCACCCGTGCTCGATGCCGTTGCGGGGGACCTCGACCTGCTCGTCATGGTCAAGCCGCAGTTCGAGGTCGGTCGGGAGCGGCTCGGCTCCGGAGGCGTCGTCCGGGATCCGGCTCTGCACCAGCAAGCAGTGCGGGACGTCGTCGCGAGCGCTCATGCCGCAGGGGCGCGTGCCCGTGCGGTCATTCCTAGCCCGCTCCCGGGGCCGCACGGCAACCGTGAGTTCTTCGTCTGGTTCACGCGCGCTGAAGCGCATACGGACACCATCGATGGCACCATCGAGCAGGCTGTACGTGGCGACCCGCAGGGGACTGTCCCGACCGCACACTGGGTAGGTACCGAACCGCCCAGAATTGGAGGAAGACCGTGA
- a CDS encoding HAD-IIA family hydrolase — MSELLLSSAAPLVEAYDLGLVDLDGVTYAGHDPIAHAADGLALARRAGMRLVFVTNNASREPGSVSDQLSSLGIPAASDDVMTAAQACATLLGDHVAPGSRVLVVGGAGLVTAVTEAGYVVVTSAEDQPAAVAQGFSPGLSWGDLAEAAYAVAGGAVHVASNLDLSLPTARGFAPGNGALVGAVSAATGVKPFSAGKPAPTMYAMAVARAGAERPLVIGDRLDTDLAGARAGGYPGFHVLTGVSSARDDVLAAPGERPHFIGADLRSLTLAHDAPVLGESGWWTCGASSARVVDGKLEVVVDEAEQDPVNVVRASCNAAWTFVDAGGVLQTESVPEFAV, encoded by the coding sequence GTGAGTGAGCTTCTCCTCAGCAGTGCAGCGCCGCTGGTCGAGGCCTACGACCTCGGGCTCGTCGACCTCGACGGCGTCACGTATGCCGGGCACGATCCCATCGCGCACGCTGCGGACGGCTTGGCGCTCGCTCGCCGTGCTGGCATGCGCCTGGTGTTCGTGACGAACAACGCGTCTCGGGAACCGGGATCGGTGTCTGATCAGCTGTCGTCGCTCGGCATCCCAGCGGCGAGCGACGACGTGATGACGGCTGCCCAGGCGTGCGCGACCCTGCTGGGCGACCACGTCGCTCCTGGCTCGCGGGTGCTCGTCGTCGGCGGAGCGGGTCTCGTGACTGCGGTCACCGAGGCGGGCTACGTCGTCGTGACCAGTGCCGAGGACCAGCCGGCTGCCGTCGCGCAAGGCTTTTCACCTGGACTGAGCTGGGGTGATCTCGCCGAGGCGGCGTATGCCGTGGCTGGTGGAGCCGTGCACGTCGCGAGCAATCTTGACCTGTCGCTCCCGACAGCACGCGGCTTCGCTCCCGGTAACGGGGCGCTCGTCGGAGCGGTCTCTGCAGCGACGGGCGTGAAACCCTTCAGCGCCGGGAAGCCGGCTCCGACGATGTACGCGATGGCGGTGGCGCGTGCCGGTGCTGAGCGCCCGCTCGTCATCGGAGACCGGCTCGACACGGACCTGGCCGGTGCGCGTGCTGGCGGCTACCCCGGTTTCCACGTGCTCACCGGTGTCAGCAGCGCCCGGGACGACGTGCTGGCTGCGCCGGGCGAGCGGCCGCACTTCATCGGTGCGGACCTGCGCAGCCTGACGCTCGCGCACGACGCGCCGGTCCTGGGCGAGTCCGGGTGGTGGACGTGCGGTGCGTCGTCTGCGCGCGTCGTCGACGGGAAGCTCGAGGTCGTGGTCGATGAGGCCGAGCAGGACCCGGTCAACGTGGTGCGTGCGTCGTGCAATGCTGCCTGGACGTTCGTCGATGCGGGCGGGGTGCTCCAGACCGAGAGCGTCCCGGAGTTCGCAGTCTGA